The following are encoded together in the Falsibacillus albus genome:
- a CDS encoding DUF2628 domain-containing protein, with protein MYCSNCGKKNEENSKFCFACGAKLANPEKPIGGLEGDVSAPDNDLLDRSKQHAAGVSDVSAAPDEGTKKEEITRKLVGKNYSYYDAKWNKPKKNTFNAAAFFLSVFWLGYRKQYKMLLIITGIFLASDFLLYLFNYQYQSAFSDPVDRGISIAVSIALGWSGNTLYKRYIDKKASKLLAAQYRPEEFERRIKKQGGTSWLGVGFTAIILVIYSILSSLLFPTNLDYIDSVKNGSFYNYPNVTIEQGFEDYFTDADWEYVSKDSPYDVVRFTGTSTHNGQDFDVTVDFIFNDDNEFTIQKIIVNGKEFTSDQDVNQFLDEVF; from the coding sequence GTGTATTGTTCAAATTGTGGGAAGAAAAATGAAGAGAATTCGAAGTTTTGCTTTGCATGCGGTGCAAAGCTTGCGAATCCGGAAAAGCCAATTGGAGGTTTAGAAGGTGACGTTTCGGCTCCTGACAATGATTTATTGGATCGCAGTAAGCAGCATGCAGCAGGTGTTTCCGATGTCAGCGCTGCACCAGACGAAGGGACGAAGAAAGAAGAGATTACAAGAAAGCTTGTTGGGAAAAACTATTCTTATTATGATGCGAAATGGAATAAGCCTAAAAAAAACACCTTCAATGCTGCTGCTTTCTTCTTAAGTGTGTTTTGGCTCGGCTACCGCAAACAGTATAAGATGTTATTAATCATCACTGGTATTTTTCTGGCTTCAGACTTTTTATTATATTTATTTAATTACCAATACCAATCAGCTTTCAGCGATCCCGTTGATCGTGGTATTTCCATTGCAGTTTCCATTGCACTTGGCTGGTCCGGAAACACTTTATATAAACGTTATATCGATAAAAAGGCTAGTAAACTGCTGGCGGCCCAATATCGCCCTGAAGAGTTTGAGAGACGGATTAAAAAGCAAGGCGGGACAAGCTGGCTGGGAGTCGGCTTTACAGCAATTATCTTAGTTATATATAGTATTTTAAGTTCACTCCTATTTCCGACCAACCTTGACTACATCGACTCGGTTAAGAATGGTTCCTTTTACAATTATCCAAACGTAACGATCGAGCAAGGATTCGAGGATTACTTTACCGATGCCGATTGGGAATATGTCTCAAAGGATTCGCCCTACGATGTTGTGCGTTTCACAGGGACGAGCACTCATAATGGTCAAGATTTTGATGTAACTGTAGACTTCATCTTTAATGATGATAATGAATTCACCATACAAAAGATTATCGTGAACGGAAAGGAATTCACCTCGGATCAGGATGTGAATCAGTTTCTTGATGAGGTGTTTTAA
- a CDS encoding ThiF family adenylyltransferase encodes MIIRFKPYVKVLLNESNKEVILSRPMKDGDHGDKYELSDMGLEMIRYLVQGISRQKLIENLKLESQDEKTEFEEILELLTSMKYIGYEEENANEKYKDIEQIYGRLIPLWGEIETKDMNRYDIQKSIMSKKVGIIGCGTIGMGIISKLVTVGIGNFVLVDNDVVSRTNLTRQCSFTLKDIGKSKVEVAKKFIQERLENNKIDIYNKKITSVEDLNVMDDVDIIVVASDEQQVDTIIQKYSIHTGIAVSYSGGYTGNTGKIFPVIIPNINHQYDCIIDYLQRVEGKSTEGYREINNGFKVSSNSSISEFISSIASFEIIKFLTGTTSPYLMDKVLFFNFSNYGIEEITIDNAHCSCIRNGSLPLLQS; translated from the coding sequence GTGATTATAAGATTTAAGCCATATGTCAAGGTTTTACTGAACGAGTCAAATAAAGAAGTAATCTTGTCAAGGCCGATGAAAGATGGAGACCATGGGGATAAATATGAATTGAGTGATATGGGATTAGAAATGATAAGATATTTAGTTCAAGGGATTTCCAGGCAAAAATTAATTGAGAACTTAAAACTAGAATCTCAAGATGAAAAAACTGAATTCGAAGAGATATTAGAATTATTGACGAGTATGAAATATATAGGTTATGAAGAAGAGAATGCAAATGAAAAATATAAAGACATAGAACAAATCTATGGAAGATTGATACCTCTTTGGGGGGAGATAGAAACAAAAGATATGAACAGATATGATATTCAGAAAAGCATCATGAGTAAAAAAGTCGGGATTATTGGATGCGGAACTATTGGAATGGGGATTATTTCAAAACTAGTGACTGTGGGAATAGGTAATTTTGTATTAGTAGATAATGATGTCGTTTCACGGACTAACTTAACAAGACAATGTTCTTTTACTTTGAAAGACATTGGGAAGAGTAAAGTTGAAGTAGCCAAAAAATTCATCCAGGAACGATTAGAAAATAACAAAATAGATATATACAATAAAAAAATCACTAGTGTTGAAGACCTAAATGTAATGGATGATGTAGATATCATTGTAGTTGCAAGTGATGAACAACAAGTGGATACTATTATACAAAAATATAGCATCCATACAGGAATTGCAGTTTCATACTCCGGTGGTTACACAGGGAATACAGGTAAAATATTTCCTGTGATCATTCCTAATATCAACCACCAATATGATTGTATTATCGATTATCTACAAAGGGTAGAAGGTAAATCAACTGAAGGATACAGAGAAATAAACAATGGGTTTAAAGTAAGTTCAAATAGCAGTATTAGTGAATTTATATCCAGTATCGCTTCTTTTGAAATTATTAAATTCCTTACTGGAACTACCTCTCCGTACTTAATGGACAAAGTTCTATTTTTCAATTTTTCGAATTATGGGATTGAAGAAATTACTATAGACAATGCTCATTGCTCGTGCATTAGAAATGGAAGTCTACCTTTATTACAGTCCTAA
- a CDS encoding ABC transporter ATP-binding protein, whose translation MLQVMNIGKHFRKKQEMFYAVKSVNLSIVPGEIYAFLGPNGAGKTTTIKMIAGLVRPDEGEILIDGLNISNHKKQLSQIGAVLEGSRNLYWRMTPLENLCYFAGLKGMKKKDAMAYGKELLTLFDLGDKMNVTVQRLSRGMQQKVAVCAAMIHRPKLLLLDEPTLGLDFEASEKIKELIKRIADTGVSILLTTHQLDIAQELADRVGIIRQGSLVLEGDTDEILQKYSRNEYSFKLANPLPLTIEEQLIDKGAVFVDSLSFTMDFSQKAEIYEVIHLLAPNPLVNISLAEGSLTEVFKEMISVQ comes from the coding sequence TTGCTTCAAGTAATGAATATTGGAAAGCATTTTAGAAAAAAACAGGAAATGTTTTATGCGGTGAAATCGGTCAACTTGTCAATTGTCCCAGGTGAGATTTATGCATTCCTTGGTCCAAATGGGGCCGGCAAGACCACTACAATCAAAATGATTGCAGGGCTCGTGCGACCGGATGAAGGGGAAATATTGATCGATGGACTTAATATTTCGAATCATAAGAAGCAGCTCAGCCAAATCGGGGCGGTCCTGGAGGGGAGCAGGAATCTGTATTGGAGGATGACACCTCTGGAGAATCTATGCTACTTCGCAGGGTTGAAAGGAATGAAGAAAAAGGATGCAATGGCTTATGGAAAAGAGCTGTTAACACTTTTTGACCTGGGGGACAAAATGAATGTGACTGTTCAGCGGTTAAGCCGTGGAATGCAGCAAAAGGTTGCCGTCTGTGCCGCGATGATTCATCGACCTAAGCTGCTGTTGTTGGATGAGCCGACATTAGGGCTTGATTTCGAAGCTTCTGAGAAGATAAAGGAATTAATTAAACGTATTGCCGATACAGGTGTCAGTATTCTATTGACGACCCATCAACTGGACATTGCACAGGAGCTGGCGGACCGCGTCGGCATCATCCGTCAAGGCTCATTGGTGCTGGAGGGGGATACCGATGAGATCCTTCAGAAGTATTCTAGGAATGAGTATAGCTTCAAGCTTGCGAATCCGCTTCCCCTTACGATTGAAGAACAGTTGATTGATAAAGGAGCTGTCTTCGTGGACAGTCTGTCATTCACAATGGACTTCAGTCAAAAGGCGGAAATCTACGAAGTCATTCACCTTTTGGCGCCGAATCCTCTTGTGAATATTTCACTTGCGGAAGGAAGCTTGACAGAGGTATTTAAAGAAATGATATCAGTTCAATAA
- a CDS encoding ABC transporter permease: MIYTTFLSEFRKEWIEMKRYPLEWISSMIVLIIIFFGIFLGASYISGQHIHGKNLSYTIVSFAQYILLMGPIYLMGLGIVREAEHGTLEQLFLTPVGPETILMIRAVVAFVYQIISMFIILEVIMLLTGQHLELNIFIVPPLITTYLTSIGIGYLITSVAIIYKRISQFLDLFQFVLLFLVMIPFSDFKEPFQWLSMIVPYAASSGWLRDAMVQGEVSNHVFIISGSFINSLVWFAAGIIVLRFSVRSAKKRASLSHY, encoded by the coding sequence TTGATCTACACGACTTTTTTATCCGAATTTCGTAAAGAATGGATTGAAATGAAGAGGTATCCCCTGGAATGGATTAGTTCAATGATTGTATTGATCATCATTTTTTTCGGAATCTTTTTAGGAGCCAGTTACATCAGCGGGCAGCACATTCATGGGAAGAATTTATCCTATACGATTGTCAGTTTTGCACAATATATTCTTCTGATGGGGCCGATTTACTTAATGGGTCTAGGTATTGTCAGAGAGGCGGAGCATGGGACATTGGAACAGCTGTTTTTAACCCCTGTCGGTCCGGAAACGATATTGATGATCAGGGCGGTTGTTGCGTTCGTTTATCAAATCATATCGATGTTCATCATCTTGGAAGTGATTATGCTCCTCACAGGGCAGCATCTTGAACTGAACATCTTTATTGTCCCACCATTGATCACCACCTATTTGACTTCTATCGGCATCGGATACCTGATCACCAGTGTGGCAATTATATATAAACGTATTTCACAGTTTTTAGATTTGTTTCAATTTGTCCTGCTCTTCTTGGTCATGATTCCTTTTTCAGATTTTAAAGAACCATTCCAGTGGTTATCCATGATCGTTCCTTATGCAGCATCCAGTGGATGGCTGAGAGATGCGATGGTGCAGGGGGAAGTGAGCAATCATGTCTTTATCATCTCAGGAAGTTTTATAAATAGTCTGGTTTGGTTTGCGGCAGGAATCATTGTATTGAGGTTTTCTGTCCGATCTGCCAAAAAGAGAGCCTCTTTGTCCCATTATTAG
- a CDS encoding acyl carrier protein — protein sequence MKVEVDFVAEEVMEMLQSRIAADLKVKIEHELKNDLALDSLDMLDLANEVETSFDVILSDDAIYEVKTVLDLIQMVKSGLEE from the coding sequence ATGAAAGTAGAAGTTGATTTCGTAGCAGAAGAAGTGATGGAAATGCTTCAATCTAGGATTGCAGCTGATTTAAAAGTAAAGATTGAGCATGAGTTAAAGAATGATCTTGCCCTGGATTCTTTGGATATGCTGGACTTGGCCAATGAAGTGGAAACTTCATTCGATGTCATTTTATCCGATGATGCCATCTACGAGGTCAAGACGGTTTTGGATTTAATCCAGATGGTTAAATCCGGATTGGAGGAATGA
- a CDS encoding TOMM precursor leader peptide-binding protein, with protein MWRPMLKPYLKIYKDGNDDKLIVYGHAEQIWEIEGASVVDLVDLLPHINGINTMEQAAEAAGKAPELVEEIIYYLKDQGMLWNQEADCAFEDLEMSLNGHEIFLSRYLDLRQVKSLQEVKIAIVEKCPQWKYDLIEGLKKIGVKNIQEFDDITSITGTYHLAVIMDSGLNGQLFIEAEERFKESGTPWMKISVFNEEIGVGPIFIPDATACYKCYKQRFLSNRKNPEYAVRLFNDSVKSRVDPIANSYGGAGQLIGGYGSLEILKFFTGLPCQIVGAEYSLNVMSLECTLSPVWKVPYCTSCVSSTDKEPKYIMENSFDLAMKGDFLVD; from the coding sequence GTGTGGAGACCGATGCTTAAGCCATATTTGAAAATTTATAAAGACGGAAACGATGACAAGCTGATTGTGTATGGGCACGCTGAGCAAATATGGGAAATAGAGGGTGCTTCTGTTGTGGATTTGGTCGACCTGCTCCCTCATATTAATGGCATAAATACGATGGAACAAGCAGCCGAGGCGGCTGGAAAGGCACCTGAATTAGTAGAAGAAATCATTTATTATCTGAAAGATCAGGGGATGCTATGGAATCAAGAAGCAGATTGTGCATTCGAAGATCTGGAAATGTCATTAAACGGACATGAAATATTTTTATCAAGATACCTCGACCTACGTCAGGTGAAATCCCTTCAGGAAGTGAAAATAGCCATTGTCGAAAAATGCCCTCAATGGAAATATGATTTGATCGAAGGATTGAAAAAAATTGGAGTTAAGAATATCCAAGAGTTCGACGACATCACTTCCATTACAGGAACCTATCACTTGGCAGTCATCATGGATTCGGGGTTAAATGGGCAGTTATTCATAGAAGCGGAAGAAAGATTCAAAGAAAGTGGGACGCCTTGGATGAAAATTTCTGTCTTCAATGAGGAAATCGGGGTTGGGCCGATCTTTATACCGGATGCTACTGCGTGCTATAAGTGCTATAAACAACGTTTTTTAAGCAACAGGAAGAATCCGGAATATGCAGTCAGATTATTTAACGATTCGGTGAAATCCAGGGTGGATCCCATCGCCAATTCTTATGGGGGAGCAGGACAGTTGATTGGCGGCTACGGATCATTGGAAATCTTGAAATTCTTTACTGGTCTGCCTTGTCAAATTGTCGGAGCGGAATATTCATTAAATGTAATGTCCCTGGAGTGTACCTTATCTCCTGTATGGAAGGTGCCATACTGTACTTCCTGCGTCAGCAGTACGGATAAGGAACCTAAATATATTATGGAAAATTCCTTTGACCTGGCAATGAAAGGGGACTTTCTAGTTGATTGA
- a CDS encoding YcaO-like family protein, whose product MIELEMREQSEMGKMQRLVDGKLGIISELELLPNYHDLPQIYRVRAYRNPLIDRNGREISPAVSEGFGFKEELLPAKMAAVGEVIERYCSTFYKNHDMVVSSYRNITSEAISPERIARFSDSQYQREGFVFENVNEDTVIPWVRGKSLVDKRSIWVPADLVFLVQNEHSHPIRDYTSNGLACGSSYWQAVYASLCELIERDAFFLTWLLRLPAPRIKYTSLRGKSIHKLLKVYQEHGYRIVINELTTNLNVPTYLATAISETKWPRVAVAAKTSLNAEKAIKGALEELAGVISGLRDDRDRRPEFNPDYLGSHAFYYADGERTELLNFYLESEEIDLAVNEFGHLTGHEAVEMIRREFNKAQIDVAIVDLTTADIREAGLSVTRAIAPELQSLYIGQPYLQSRRLWDLAAKYGIRKVEDLNLEIHPFS is encoded by the coding sequence TTGATTGAATTAGAGATGAGGGAACAATCGGAGATGGGGAAGATGCAGAGGCTTGTTGATGGCAAACTGGGGATTATTAGTGAATTGGAACTGCTTCCGAATTATCATGATCTGCCGCAGATTTACCGAGTAAGAGCCTATAGAAATCCCCTTATCGATCGAAATGGCCGTGAAATTTCTCCTGCTGTTTCTGAAGGCTTTGGATTTAAAGAGGAGCTGCTGCCAGCAAAGATGGCAGCCGTAGGTGAAGTTATTGAAAGGTATTGCTCCACTTTTTATAAGAACCACGACATGGTTGTGAGTAGTTATCGGAATATAACCTCAGAGGCGATCAGTCCAGAAAGGATTGCTAGATTCTCGGATAGTCAGTATCAAAGGGAAGGATTTGTGTTTGAAAATGTGAATGAAGATACTGTCATCCCATGGGTCAGAGGAAAATCCTTGGTTGACAAGCGGTCCATTTGGGTCCCTGCCGATTTAGTTTTTTTGGTGCAGAATGAGCATTCCCATCCAATCAGGGATTACACATCAAATGGGCTTGCCTGTGGATCTTCATACTGGCAGGCGGTGTATGCCTCCCTTTGTGAATTGATTGAACGTGACGCATTTTTCCTGACATGGTTGCTGAGGCTCCCTGCTCCGAGGATCAAGTACACGAGTCTAAGGGGCAAGTCGATTCACAAGCTTTTAAAGGTTTATCAAGAGCATGGCTATCGAATCGTCATTAACGAATTGACGACAAACCTGAATGTACCGACCTATCTTGCAACCGCAATATCTGAAACAAAATGGCCGCGTGTAGCCGTGGCTGCGAAGACGTCTTTGAATGCGGAAAAGGCAATCAAGGGGGCACTTGAAGAGTTGGCGGGTGTTATTTCGGGTTTAAGGGATGACCGGGATAGAAGGCCTGAATTCAATCCCGATTATTTAGGATCACATGCTTTTTATTATGCAGATGGGGAACGGACAGAGTTATTGAATTTTTATTTGGAATCAGAGGAAATCGATCTTGCAGTAAATGAGTTTGGGCACTTGACCGGCCATGAAGCCGTGGAAATGATCCGGCGGGAATTCAATAAGGCGCAGATTGATGTGGCTATAGTCGACTTGACCACGGCAGACATCAGGGAAGCGGGCTTATCCGTTACACGCGCCATTGCACCGGAACTGCAATCCCTCTACATAGGGCAACCTTATTTGCAAAGTCGACGGCTTTGGGATTTGGCTGCTAAGTACGGGATCAGGAAAGTAGAAGATCTTAATCTCGAGATCCATCCATTTTCTTAA
- a CDS encoding SagB/ThcOx family dehydrogenase: MKLTNSKLVKKQADLHQWYHQNSKITGADQYRGLSEFSIVPPQKDYRFAEQLNLDFPEECSDISLLDSMLQRRSVRKFSGEPVGLSALSTLLYYSHGVKNRIGSLHSRSYASAGGRYSSEVYILVKNVEGMKPGVYHYDGVQHKLDVIHHNPVNDSFLINEQEMGNYSFLICIGSYFDGMTQKYGERGYRYCLFDVGQICQNVYLLSTALEIGCCAIGGFYDDELNRALGLDGHKESSILVMAVGRQG; the protein is encoded by the coding sequence TTGAAGCTTACTAATAGCAAACTTGTGAAAAAACAAGCTGATTTGCACCAGTGGTACCATCAAAACAGTAAAATAACGGGTGCGGATCAATACAGAGGATTGAGCGAATTCTCCATCGTTCCACCCCAGAAAGACTACCGTTTTGCTGAACAATTGAATTTGGATTTTCCGGAAGAATGTAGTGATATTTCCTTGCTGGATAGTATGCTGCAACGAAGAAGTGTAAGAAAATTCAGCGGCGAACCTGTTGGTTTGAGTGCTCTTTCCACACTTCTGTACTACTCACATGGTGTAAAAAACCGAATTGGAAGCTTGCACTCAAGGTCATATGCTTCTGCTGGCGGCAGGTATAGCTCGGAAGTGTATATTCTCGTGAAGAATGTAGAGGGCATGAAACCAGGTGTGTACCATTATGATGGTGTTCAACACAAGTTGGATGTCATTCATCATAACCCAGTGAATGATTCATTTTTAATCAATGAACAAGAGATGGGAAATTATTCTTTCTTGATTTGCATCGGCTCTTATTTCGATGGAATGACTCAGAAATATGGAGAGAGGGGATATCGGTATTGTTTGTTCGATGTAGGACAGATCTGCCAGAATGTATATTTGCTGTCTACTGCCTTAGAAATAGGGTGTTGTGCAATCGGGGGATTCTATGATGATGAATTGAATCGGGCATTGGGGTTGGATGGACATAAGGAAAGTTCCATTCTTGTCATGGCTGTCGGTAGGCAAGGATGA
- a CDS encoding BtrH N-terminal domain-containing protein, with translation MTRILMDFPNRPGMHCASKSLRDIGEFYGHDLSEAEIFGLSSGLGAVYINLSEPIAIRLFGGRILDLESGFFKNMDIPFKWRFGPVFRWNEIRSYIDRNIPVIVIADLKYLDYYQTNSLFGGHSMVIIGYDDVSEEVFLVDVNQPDIQRLKLSSLKRAMSSYAPGFPFKTNQWAPVEQLPLLQNASMYAKAIEQNAYHLLKDCRETFEAFADDIRKWNRIETWKYFSITLYEMIERRGSGGAAFRNLYIDFLRTWHRKYGDDYSGCEDVISGFQASIDGWNEFSSILLQAARRGTSFKLNQAADRLHDIYEKEEACFVQLKELLKAPAVG, from the coding sequence ATGACCAGGATTCTAATGGATTTTCCAAATCGACCGGGAATGCATTGTGCCTCAAAATCACTCAGGGATATAGGGGAATTTTATGGCCATGATTTATCAGAGGCAGAGATATTCGGGTTATCAAGTGGACTTGGAGCGGTATATATTAATTTATCTGAACCGATTGCGATTCGTCTCTTTGGGGGCAGGATACTCGATTTGGAAAGCGGGTTCTTCAAAAATATGGACATTCCGTTTAAATGGCGTTTTGGCCCAGTCTTCAGGTGGAATGAAATACGTTCTTATATCGATCGGAATATCCCGGTTATCGTTATAGCTGATTTGAAATATCTGGACTACTATCAAACCAATTCCCTGTTTGGCGGGCATTCCATGGTGATTATTGGTTATGATGACGTCTCGGAGGAAGTTTTCTTGGTGGACGTGAACCAACCGGACATACAACGGTTAAAATTAAGCAGCTTGAAGCGGGCGATGTCTTCATACGCTCCAGGATTCCCTTTTAAAACGAATCAATGGGCCCCGGTTGAACAGTTGCCATTACTACAAAACGCAAGCATGTATGCAAAAGCCATCGAACAGAATGCGTATCATCTGTTGAAAGATTGCAGGGAAACATTTGAAGCGTTTGCAGATGATATTCGAAAGTGGAATAGAATTGAGACGTGGAAATATTTCTCGATCACCCTATATGAAATGATCGAAAGGCGCGGCTCTGGAGGGGCGGCATTCAGGAATCTATATATAGACTTTTTAAGAACTTGGCATCGGAAATATGGAGATGATTATTCTGGATGTGAAGATGTGATCAGCGGGTTTCAAGCCAGTATCGATGGATGGAATGAATTCTCTTCTATTTTGCTTCAAGCAGCGAGAAGGGGAACTTCCTTTAAATTGAACCAAGCTGCAGACCGCTTACATGATATTTATGAGAAAGAGGAAGCTTGTTTTGTGCAATTGAAAGAACTGTTGAAAGCTCCAGCTGTGGGTTAA
- a CDS encoding M50 family metallopeptidase, translating to MEAKLVHIIFLMFFFLLKCSVTVIVASLLIFLHELGHGLTAKAVGWELKEIQIGSGKTKTFIDTGDFQLNIGIWFFVSGWCIWEEPIGDEHAIKRILVLLGGPIVTILLTLGLMIGVAKITILDDWPWLITIGILSVQCFFSLIPMKYPGTDLDSDGKQIYQNIIHVFKN from the coding sequence GTGGAAGCAAAATTGGTACATATCATATTTTTGATGTTTTTCTTTCTATTGAAATGTTCAGTGACAGTCATTGTCGCTAGTCTTCTTATATTCCTCCATGAGCTTGGCCATGGATTGACAGCGAAAGCAGTGGGTTGGGAGTTGAAAGAAATTCAAATCGGGAGTGGCAAGACTAAAACTTTCATTGATACTGGAGATTTCCAACTGAATATAGGTATCTGGTTCTTCGTATCAGGATGGTGCATATGGGAAGAGCCGATTGGCGATGAGCATGCCATCAAAAGAATCTTGGTCCTGTTAGGGGGGCCGATAGTCACAATCCTCCTTACGCTAGGATTGATGATTGGCGTTGCCAAGATAACCATACTGGATGATTGGCCATGGCTAATCACGATAGGTATTCTCAGCGTCCAATGCTTCTTTTCACTAATTCCAATGAAGTATCCTGGGACAGATCTCGATAGCGACGGAAAACAAATCTATCAGAATATTATCCATGTATTTAAAAATTGA
- a CDS encoding helix-turn-helix domain-containing protein produces MLISESIGFKIKNLREYLNISQKSLCEGVCSQAYISLVEKGDKNISADILFKLSRRLGVNINFFFEYYESQRDDYIQITMENIRSEVSKRNYTQVRSLIKNEKYNPLFSSSMHVQQFFKWHEGICEFHLGEDRDKALSLMDEALGMEYTTKNNYSERELEILLSKAIIVAEKDILASIEIFEEIIHGLSLILRISDNKIPIRIYYNYSRILTKNKEYEKSNQFAKKGIILNKKHHFMYLLGELYFQIALNYQKSKNFIRVKEYYILAEQVFNILNDEQSKNILYDVFKDIHEITTP; encoded by the coding sequence TTGCTTATTAGTGAATCTATAGGATTTAAGATTAAAAACTTAAGAGAATACTTAAATATTTCACAAAAGAGTTTATGTGAAGGGGTTTGTTCCCAAGCATATATCAGCTTGGTAGAAAAAGGAGATAAAAATATTTCAGCAGATATTCTTTTTAAACTATCACGCAGACTAGGCGTAAACATTAACTTTTTCTTCGAATATTATGAGTCTCAACGAGATGATTACATACAAATAACGATGGAAAATATACGTTCTGAGGTTAGCAAAAGGAATTATACTCAAGTAAGATCATTAATTAAAAATGAAAAGTATAATCCATTGTTTTCTTCGAGTATGCATGTACAACAATTTTTTAAATGGCATGAAGGAATCTGTGAATTTCATTTAGGCGAGGACAGGGATAAAGCACTATCACTTATGGATGAAGCTTTGGGAATGGAATATACGACTAAAAACAACTATTCTGAAAGGGAATTGGAAATATTATTGAGCAAGGCCATAATCGTGGCGGAGAAAGATATTCTTGCTTCTATAGAAATATTTGAAGAAATCATCCATGGATTGTCACTGATCCTTAGAATTAGTGATAATAAAATCCCAATCAGGATTTATTATAATTATTCCAGGATCCTTACGAAGAATAAAGAATATGAAAAATCAAATCAATTTGCCAAAAAAGGAATCATTTTAAATAAGAAGCATCATTTTATGTACTTACTGGGCGAACTATACTTCCAAATAGCATTAAACTATCAAAAATCTAAAAATTTTATACGTGTCAAAGAATATTACATTTTAGCTGAACAGGTTTTCAACATTTTGAATGATGAACAATCAAAAAATATTCTTTACGATGTATTTAAAGACATTCATGAAATTACCACTCCTTGA